The following coding sequences are from one Sphingomonadaceae bacterium OTU29LAMAA1 window:
- a CDS encoding AAA family ATPase: MSGSFQEQFAAAEQGPALQNVEAEIGLLGDLINDNRLIDQVADRLRGRDFSVPLHGRVFDQMLDQTAAGANVDAVTLTPHFRDDPEWPRVFSVLSAASLNAGPRARTKAYFDQLVMLSSRRRMVAGLQDVVHSARDLSVTREELLANADEAVAELADQVVTAQAPVGTYAQAVIDSFGQPVIGVRCGMIASLDSTIGVLRPSNLIVVGGRPGMGKTSLVTSYSIGAAARGHGVLIFSLEMSADELTRRMLADMTFTTGGGVAYEDIRDGTVRNNDMPAVIEAKQRFDALPLEINETSGLTLSKLIRQARTHKRRLAAKGEKLELVVVDYLQLMAHSRKGMSPYEHASEVSTGLKQFAKAEGLTVMAVAQLSRDVEKRPDKRPMPSDLRDSGQIEQDADVILFVYREEEYLRRNEPEDQFGGKYEAWRTDMEAVRNKIEFLVPKRRSGPTGKAVGWFFGANSAVRGSEFYQHSSHDGGATR, translated from the coding sequence ATGAGCGGCTCGTTTCAGGAGCAGTTCGCTGCTGCCGAGCAGGGGCCGGCGCTTCAGAACGTCGAGGCGGAGATCGGCCTGCTCGGCGACCTTATCAACGACAACCGCCTGATCGACCAGGTCGCCGATCGCCTGCGTGGCCGTGACTTCTCTGTGCCGCTGCACGGGCGCGTGTTCGACCAGATGCTGGATCAGACTGCGGCTGGTGCGAATGTCGACGCCGTCACGCTGACGCCGCATTTCCGTGACGATCCCGAATGGCCGCGCGTGTTCTCCGTGCTGTCAGCTGCATCACTCAACGCTGGTCCGCGAGCACGGACCAAGGCGTATTTCGATCAGCTGGTAATGCTGTCCAGCCGACGGCGCATGGTCGCCGGGCTTCAAGACGTTGTTCACTCAGCCCGCGACCTCAGCGTCACGCGTGAGGAGCTGCTCGCCAATGCGGACGAGGCCGTCGCCGAGCTGGCCGATCAGGTCGTCACTGCGCAGGCGCCGGTCGGCACCTACGCTCAGGCGGTGATCGACAGCTTCGGACAGCCGGTGATCGGCGTCCGCTGCGGCATGATCGCCTCTCTGGACAGCACGATCGGTGTGCTGCGGCCGTCGAACCTCATCGTCGTCGGTGGCCGTCCAGGCATGGGCAAGACCAGCCTCGTCACATCCTATTCCATCGGTGCAGCGGCGCGCGGTCACGGCGTGCTGATCTTCTCCCTCGAGATGAGCGCCGACGAACTGACCCGCCGCATGCTCGCAGATATGACATTCACCACAGGCGGAGGCGTGGCTTACGAAGACATTCGCGACGGCACCGTTCGCAACAATGATATGCCGGCGGTGATCGAGGCCAAGCAGCGGTTTGACGCTCTGCCGCTCGAAATCAACGAGACGTCCGGCCTGACGCTGTCGAAGCTGATCCGCCAGGCGCGTACCCACAAGCGCCGCCTTGCTGCCAAAGGTGAGAAGCTGGAGCTGGTGGTGGTCGATTACCTCCAGCTGATGGCACACAGCCGCAAGGGCATGTCGCCTTATGAGCATGCCAGTGAGGTCAGCACCGGCCTGAAGCAGTTCGCCAAGGCGGAAGGACTCACGGTGATGGCGGTAGCGCAGCTCAGCCGCGACGTGGAGAAGCGTCCCGACAAGCGGCCGATGCCGTCCGACCTGCGCGACAGTGGCCAGATCGAGCAGGACGCTGACGTCATCCTCTTCGTCTACCGCGAGGAGGAATACCTGCGCCGCAATGAGCCGGAAGACCAGTTCGGCGGCAAATACGAAGCGTGGCGAACCGACATGGAAGCCGTCCGCAACAAGATCGAATTTCTCGTTCCTAAGCGTCGCAGCGGTCCGACCGGCAAGGCTGTCGGCTGGTTCTTCGGCGCCAACTCTGCCGTGCGTGGCAGCGAATTTTACCAGCATTCCTCTCATGACGGCGGAGCAACCCGGTGA
- a CDS encoding YdaU family protein, with amino-acid sequence MTLPEPMTPSDCDLRGLEYMPLLGQRLFGSEFDAMANDSEWRAGLTLWWAAWTQCPAGSLPDDDVALCRLADLGRDLKHWKKLKERALHGFVKCSDGRLYHPTLAEQALVAWSKRKSDRTSRTGEAERKARERAARSDMFAKLEAVGVTPAWNIKTADLRSLVTAHCHDQSRTSHGDVTPPVTVTVTAKTGRDGKEEERRSSVANATGATPPNLEDPSKVLFDAGVALLVKAGSSEKQARGLIAKWRKARGEPWVREALVSAEGRAEPVSWIEARIASAASIEDEARAVSRATAERYRRMAIPGPPAAARQPEAIGG; translated from the coding sequence GTGACGCTACCCGAGCCAATGACACCGTCCGACTGCGATCTGCGCGGGCTGGAATACATGCCGCTGCTCGGCCAGCGCCTTTTCGGCAGCGAATTCGATGCAATGGCCAACGACAGCGAGTGGCGGGCAGGGCTGACGCTCTGGTGGGCCGCATGGACGCAATGTCCAGCCGGATCGCTGCCAGACGACGACGTGGCGCTGTGCCGGCTTGCGGATCTGGGACGTGATCTGAAGCACTGGAAGAAGCTGAAGGAGCGCGCGCTCCACGGCTTTGTGAAGTGTAGCGATGGCCGCCTCTACCATCCGACGCTGGCGGAGCAGGCTCTAGTCGCATGGAGTAAGCGGAAGTCAGATCGCACATCCCGCACCGGCGAAGCGGAGCGCAAGGCTCGTGAGCGGGCAGCGCGCAGCGACATGTTCGCCAAACTCGAGGCGGTCGGCGTCACGCCGGCATGGAACATCAAAACCGCGGACCTGCGCAGTCTGGTCACGGCGCATTGTCACGACCAGTCACGCACCAGTCACGGCGATGTCACGCCACCTGTCACAGTGACTGTCACGGCTAAGACGGGACGGGACGGGAAAGAAGAAGAAAGAAGAAGTTCCGTAGCTAACGCTACGGGCGCTACGCCGCCGAATTTGGAAGATCCGAGCAAGGTCCTGTTCGACGCCGGGGTGGCTCTGCTGGTGAAGGCTGGGTCCAGCGAGAAGCAGGCGAGGGGGTTGATCGCCAAGTGGCGGAAGGCGAGGGGCGAGCCCTGGGTCCGGGAGGCGCTGGTGAGCGCCGAGGGCAGGGCCGAGCCCGTGTCGTGGATCGAGGCGAGGATCGCGTCGGCTGCCAGCATTGAGGACGAGGCCCGTGCCGTCAGCCGGGCGACTGCCGAGCGCTATCGACGCATGGCCATCCCGGGACCGCCGGCTGCTGCCAGGCAACCGGAGGCGATCGGTGGCTGA
- a CDS encoding CHC2 zinc finger domain-containing protein gives MSRRPIDRVARAERDAAFRRAVDEAKQRYNISDVVARTRKVTRAGKNEKRALCAFHSERTPSMQLNDAKGTYHCFGCGASGDIVSYVMKTEGIGFMDALRWLGAASLPGVDPAQRAKAAAEDDADQQRAIDRARDVWDRARPATSTPAEVYLRSRGIIMPVPHTFRFALTPAWYDDDTGQCGPDLPALVGAVVDGDDQLIGLQRVFLANGGKSKARMEKPKRSLGRVKGGALRINSDADSYGHELILTEGPEDGLSLAQELGAEVWVTLGTAMMPFIDYPPRIVSIVIAGQNDAAGRAAVEQAEDDLAERGFATRTMWPADGYKDWNDQLRGIRA, from the coding sequence GTGAGCCGCCGCCCCATCGATCGCGTTGCTCGCGCCGAACGAGACGCTGCTTTCCGCCGTGCCGTCGACGAGGCGAAGCAGCGCTACAACATCAGTGATGTCGTCGCGCGCACCCGCAAGGTGACCCGCGCTGGCAAGAACGAGAAGCGAGCGCTGTGTGCCTTCCACAGTGAGCGCACGCCCTCGATGCAGCTGAACGACGCCAAGGGCACGTACCACTGCTTCGGCTGCGGCGCGTCCGGCGACATCGTAAGCTATGTCATGAAGACCGAGGGCATCGGCTTCATGGATGCGCTGCGGTGGCTCGGTGCTGCCAGCCTACCCGGGGTGGATCCTGCCCAACGCGCCAAGGCGGCGGCGGAAGACGATGCTGACCAGCAGCGCGCGATCGATCGTGCCCGTGATGTGTGGGATCGTGCGCGGCCGGCGACGAGCACGCCAGCCGAGGTCTACCTCCGCAGCCGCGGCATCATCATGCCAGTCCCGCATACCTTCCGCTTTGCCCTGACGCCTGCCTGGTACGACGACGATACCGGCCAGTGCGGACCCGACTTACCGGCGCTGGTGGGCGCGGTCGTTGATGGCGATGATCAGCTGATCGGATTGCAGCGCGTGTTCCTAGCCAACGGCGGCAAGAGCAAAGCGCGCATGGAGAAGCCAAAGCGCAGCCTCGGCCGTGTGAAGGGCGGGGCGCTCCGCATCAACTCGGATGCCGACAGCTACGGTCACGAGCTGATCCTTACCGAAGGCCCGGAAGACGGCCTCAGCCTGGCGCAGGAGCTTGGCGCAGAGGTGTGGGTCACGCTCGGTACGGCGATGATGCCCTTCATCGACTATCCGCCCCGCATCGTCTCGATCGTCATCGCTGGGCAGAACGATGCTGCCGGTCGTGCGGCTGTCGAGCAGGCCGAGGATGATCTTGCCGAGCGCGGGTTCGCCACCCGCACGATGTGGCCCGCCGACGGGTACAAGGACTGGAACGACCAGCTGCGGGGCATCCGCGCATGA